From Flavipsychrobacter sp., a single genomic window includes:
- a CDS encoding RNA methyltransferase → MLTKAQSKYIRALSQQKYRKECNQFVAEGDKIAKEWLKSTQAIDMVVVTESWYFEHAELVQQHNEAELIIVKEHELAAMSSLSTAKDILLVLPQKPKKLDLKTLKGWSIALDRLQDPGNMGTIMRIADWFGIDNIVASPDCVDIYNPKVVQSAMGAHIRVNVYTEELSSFLDNVNRPIYAAVLNGENIHTVEKKGEGVILIGNESKGLDSVLIEKATHKITIPKLGGAESLNAGVSAGIVCALLTQA, encoded by the coding sequence ATGCTTACAAAGGCACAAAGTAAATATATTCGCGCGTTATCGCAGCAAAAATACCGTAAAGAATGCAACCAATTTGTAGCGGAAGGAGACAAAATAGCTAAAGAGTGGTTAAAGTCTACTCAGGCTATTGATATGGTCGTTGTTACAGAAAGTTGGTATTTTGAACATGCGGAGCTTGTTCAGCAGCACAATGAGGCTGAATTGATTATTGTAAAAGAGCATGAACTAGCGGCAATGTCTAGTTTGTCTACCGCTAAGGACATATTGTTAGTACTGCCTCAGAAACCCAAGAAACTGGATCTGAAAACCCTTAAGGGGTGGAGTATAGCATTGGATAGGCTGCAGGACCCAGGCAATATGGGAACAATAATGCGTATTGCCGATTGGTTTGGTATTGACAATATAGTGGCGTCACCTGACTGTGTAGATATATATAATCCTAAAGTGGTACAATCTGCTATGGGTGCTCATATTAGGGTGAATGTTTATACAGAAGAGTTGTCTTCTTTTTTAGACAATGTAAATAGGCCTATATATGCTGCTGTATTGAATGGAGAGAATATACATACTGTTGAAAAGAAAGGGGAGGGAGTTATTTTGATCGGAAATGAATCTAAAGGGTTGGATTCTGTTTTAATTGAAAAGGCAACACATAAGATTACGATACCAAAGCTAGGAGGAGCAGAATCTTTAAATGCAGGGGTCTCGGCAGGTATAGTATGTGCCTTGCTAACACAAGCTTAA
- a CDS encoding sugar MFS transporter, whose product MNDKGKSSYIVSIFLIGILFFIFGFITWLNGTLIPFLKTTCQLTNTQASLVTFAFFISYFIMAIPSSIILKKTGFKHGMGLGLLIMAVGCIIFIPAALQRNYSYFLSGLFIQGLGLTILQAAVNPYVTIIGPIESAAKRISIMGICNKVGGALIPYILGAALLKNMGTLNKELEGSISGARKEEILDMLATRIINPYIILTVVLVIVAIFIRFSPLPNVSNENEDTSDQTNKRPLTSYTYLFLGAFAIFAYVGVEVLAGDYIISYGNYLGLPSDFAPYLTSFTLFSMIAGYLMGVLLTPKYLSQEKLLRICLILSLALITGVLLTSGKVSVTMLFLLGFTHAIMWPAIWPMSIKDLGRHTKTGSALLIMGIAGGAIIPLIYGWLSDMNGGNLKQAFWIMIPCYLYILFFAIKGHKIGHKPSNEE is encoded by the coding sequence ATGAATGATAAAGGCAAAAGCTCTTATATTGTTTCCATTTTTTTAATCGGGATACTATTTTTCATTTTTGGTTTTATCACATGGCTGAATGGAACCTTAATTCCTTTCTTAAAAACCACTTGTCAGCTAACTAATACGCAAGCGTCATTAGTCACCTTTGCTTTTTTTATATCCTACTTTATAATGGCGATCCCGTCATCGATCATTTTAAAGAAAACAGGTTTTAAACACGGCATGGGACTTGGCTTACTTATCATGGCTGTAGGTTGTATCATTTTCATACCAGCTGCGTTGCAGCGCAACTACAGCTATTTCTTATCAGGACTATTTATACAAGGTCTTGGCTTAACAATACTTCAAGCGGCAGTGAACCCATATGTAACCATTATAGGCCCTATAGAAAGTGCTGCTAAACGTATCAGCATAATGGGGATTTGTAACAAGGTAGGTGGTGCTCTAATCCCTTATATACTAGGAGCTGCATTATTAAAGAACATGGGGACGCTTAATAAAGAGCTAGAAGGCTCTATTAGCGGTGCAAGAAAAGAAGAGATACTGGACATGTTGGCCACTAGGATCATCAACCCTTATATTATCCTTACTGTCGTATTGGTCATTGTTGCCATATTTATACGTTTTTCTCCCCTGCCCAATGTGAGCAATGAAAATGAAGATACTAGCGACCAAACCAACAAGAGACCTTTAACCAGCTATACTTATTTATTCTTAGGCGCTTTTGCCATATTTGCCTATGTAGGTGTAGAAGTACTAGCAGGCGATTATATTATCAGCTATGGCAACTATTTGGGGCTCCCTTCCGACTTTGCTCCTTACCTCACTTCGTTTACGCTATTCTCCATGATAGCAGGCTATTTAATGGGTGTATTACTGACTCCTAAATACCTCTCTCAAGAAAAACTATTGAGAATATGCCTTATACTAAGTTTGGCACTCATAACGGGGGTATTGCTAACCAGTGGAAAAGTTTCTGTAACCATGCTTTTCCTTTTAGGCTTCACCCATGCTATAATGTGGCCAGCCATATGGCCTATGTCTATTAAAGACTTGGGAAGGCATACAAAAACAGGATCAGCCCTATTGATAATGGGTATTGCAGGTGGAGCTATTATACCTCTTATTTACGGATGGCTTAGTGACATGAATGGAGGCAATCTAAAACAAGCCTTCTGGATTATGATACCATGCTATCTCTATATCTTATTCTTTGCCATAAAAGGACATAAGATCGGACATAAACCTTCTAATGAAGAATAA
- a CDS encoding DUF4476 domain-containing protein, producing the protein MKKASIFLLVFLLSVSQVLAAERMRSAIKIRFNDNRPITISIDGRNYDRHGKSLTLGNLPAGWHNIRVYEFIEYRKGGGRAKLIYTGSVRVKPGVMMYCVVDANTRRMRIRTEDISDLYVDYDNANSVDENVPPKHDKPTDERVNRSDEAVSMNDIKELETLVKGKVTDTDKLKMLKRALKDERYYVMDVKTMMTWLSFESSRLDFAKWSYNKVLNPESYWKLDDAFNFSSSTDELHDYIKKQR; encoded by the coding sequence ATGAAAAAAGCATCCATTTTCTTATTGGTATTTCTCTTGTCAGTTTCACAAGTACTAGCAGCTGAGCGCATGCGCAGTGCTATAAAAATAAGATTTAATGATAATAGGCCTATTACAATATCCATAGACGGGAGAAACTATGATAGACATGGCAAGTCGCTTACATTAGGGAATCTCCCAGCGGGCTGGCATAATATTCGGGTATATGAATTTATAGAGTATCGCAAAGGAGGAGGTAGGGCGAAGTTGATCTATACAGGTTCTGTAAGGGTAAAGCCAGGTGTTATGATGTACTGTGTGGTAGATGCTAATACGAGAAGAATGCGTATTCGTACTGAGGATATAAGTGATCTTTATGTAGATTATGATAATGCAAATAGTGTAGATGAAAATGTGCCGCCTAAACATGATAAACCTACTGACGAGCGGGTGAATAGGAGTGATGAAGCTGTGAGCATGAATGATATAAAGGAGCTTGAAACACTTGTGAAAGGTAAGGTTACAGATACAGATAAATTGAAAATGCTAAAGAGGGCTTTGAAAGATGAGCGTTATTATGTTATGGATGTAAAAACAATGATGACATGGTTGAGCTTTGAGAGTAGCCGACTTGACTTTGCCAAATGGTCTTATAACAAAGTGCTTAATCCTGAAAGTTATTGGAAACTTGATGATGCCTTCAATTTTTCCAGCTCAACAGATGAGTTGCATGACTATATAAAGAAACAGCGTTAG
- a CDS encoding alpha/beta fold hydrolase — MQPILLLHGAIGASDQLLPLKEILADSYNVHTLDFSGHGGQPFPQEPFSIGLFAKEVVDYLDKEQIQSIDIFGYSMGGYVALYMAKHYPDRVGKIVTLATKFYWDVPTAEKESKMMNALVIKEKVPAFAATLAKRHAPNSWEEVLEKTKEMLQGLGEQNAMSIEDYKLVNNFVLILIGDKDKMVTLEETLDVYKNLPNAHMGVLPNTQHPIEQVDIGFLGLMIKKHFS; from the coding sequence ATGCAACCGATATTACTACTACACGGCGCAATAGGCGCGTCCGACCAGTTATTACCATTGAAAGAAATATTAGCAGATAGCTACAATGTACATACACTTGATTTTTCGGGTCATGGTGGTCAGCCATTTCCTCAAGAACCATTTTCTATAGGTTTATTCGCTAAAGAAGTGGTGGATTATCTTGATAAAGAGCAAATACAAAGCATTGATATTTTTGGTTATAGTATGGGGGGCTATGTGGCCTTATATATGGCTAAACATTATCCTGATAGGGTAGGCAAAATAGTGACATTAGCTACTAAGTTTTATTGGGATGTACCTACGGCTGAAAAAGAGTCGAAGATGATGAACGCCTTGGTCATTAAAGAGAAAGTGCCTGCTTTTGCCGCAACGTTGGCTAAGAGACATGCACCCAATAGTTGGGAGGAAGTATTAGAAAAGACCAAAGAAATGTTGCAAGGTTTGGGAGAGCAGAATGCCATGTCAATAGAGGATTACAAATTGGTTAATAACTTCGTGTTAATATTGATTGGGGATAAGGATAAAATGGTGACACTTGAGGAAACTTTGGATGTGTATAAAAACTTACCCAATGCTCATATGGGTGTGCTGCCTAATACTCAACATCCTATAGAGCAGGTAGATATAGGGTTTTTGGGGTTGATGATAAAAAAACATTTTAGCTAG
- a CDS encoding heavy-metal-associated domain-containing protein: MKQLIIFLSIIICSTSLLAQDKKKDIVTEAYLVSGNCGECEERIEKAAYVKGVKRAEWDKKTKMLTVTYRPSKTSKEHILKSVADSGHDSEGFTAKEEDYSKLPACCLYRTGTCSEDK, translated from the coding sequence ATGAAACAATTAATAATTTTCCTTTCTATAATCATTTGTTCTACTTCCTTGTTGGCACAAGACAAGAAGAAGGATATTGTTACAGAAGCCTATTTGGTAAGTGGCAATTGCGGTGAGTGTGAAGAACGCATCGAAAAAGCAGCTTATGTAAAAGGTGTTAAAAGAGCAGAATGGGACAAGAAGACCAAAATGCTTACAGTAACCTACCGTCCTTCTAAAACCTCAAAGGAGCATATCTTAAAGAGCGTTGCCGATTCAGGCCACGATTCTGAAGGATTTACTGCTAAAGAAGAGGATTATTCAAAATTGCCAGCTTGTTGCCTTTACAGAACGGGCACTTGTAGTGAAGATAAATAG
- a CDS encoding phosphatase PAP2 family protein codes for MWDSIYTLLLKIDYWLWYYINAIGHNSFLDAIVPYFRNQWTWAPLYLFLLIFMPLNFRKKGLMWLVFFLMTFAFSDYISGSLLKPFFHRIRPCNNHYLIAMVHNIVPCGSGYSFPSSHAANHFALAIFSGYTLKHFGKWIWPVALFWAFSVAYAQVYVGVHFPGDVIGGGLLGLVCGVVTSKVYNRVYSLKDY; via the coding sequence ATGTGGGATAGTATTTATACACTACTTTTAAAAATAGACTACTGGCTATGGTATTATATTAATGCTATAGGCCACAATAGTTTTTTGGATGCTATTGTCCCCTATTTTAGAAACCAATGGACATGGGCACCTTTATATCTATTCTTGCTCATTTTCATGCCACTCAATTTTAGAAAAAAAGGCCTAATGTGGTTGGTGTTTTTTCTAATGACCTTTGCTTTTTCAGACTATATAAGCGGTAGTTTACTTAAACCGTTTTTCCATAGAATACGCCCTTGCAACAACCATTATCTTATAGCAATGGTACATAATATTGTGCCTTGCGGTAGCGGATATAGCTTTCCTTCCTCTCATGCAGCTAATCATTTTGCATTGGCCATATTTAGTGGGTATACATTAAAACATTTTGGTAAATGGATATGGCCTGTAGCTCTTTTTTGGGCATTCTCTGTTGCCTATGCGCAAGTATACGTAGGCGTCCATTTCCCAGGAGATGTTATTGGAGGCGGATTATTAGGACTAGTTTGCGGTGTAGTCACCAGTAAAGTATACAACAGAGTTTACTCCCTAAAGGACTACTAA
- a CDS encoding methyltransferase domain-containing protein encodes MEQKNWFESWFGSPYYKVLYQNRDKLEARAFIENIIEYLEPLPYSNMLDIACGEGRHAIQLAEHKFDVTGIDLSHRSIEKAKESEREGLQFFIHDMRFPFYINYFDYAFNFFTSFGYFNKDRDHHMAAKSFARALKPGGLLVIDYLNREYTVNSLVQEETIERGGISFNIKRRLERDHIIKDISFKDNEGKEHCYNESVAAFSLSDFIKIFKKAGMKLVSNFGDYQLNNYDPSTSPRLIMIFKKQNVG; translated from the coding sequence ATGGAACAAAAGAATTGGTTTGAAAGCTGGTTTGGCTCTCCTTATTACAAGGTCTTATATCAAAACAGAGATAAGCTAGAGGCTCGTGCATTCATTGAGAATATCATTGAATACTTGGAACCTTTACCCTACAGCAATATGCTAGATATAGCCTGTGGTGAAGGAAGGCATGCCATACAACTTGCTGAGCATAAGTTTGATGTAACAGGGATCGACCTTTCGCACCGTAGTATTGAAAAGGCTAAAGAATCAGAAAGAGAGGGATTACAATTCTTCATCCATGATATGCGCTTCCCTTTTTATATCAACTATTTTGATTATGCCTTCAACTTCTTTACCAGTTTTGGCTATTTCAACAAAGACAGAGACCACCATATGGCAGCCAAGTCTTTTGCAAGAGCATTGAAACCAGGTGGACTATTAGTGATCGATTACCTCAATAGAGAATATACGGTTAATAGTCTTGTACAAGAAGAAACAATAGAGCGTGGAGGCATTAGCTTCAACATAAAAAGAAGACTAGAGCGAGACCATATTATTAAAGACATCTCTTTCAAAGACAATGAAGGCAAGGAGCATTGCTACAATGAGTCGGTAGCAGCATTTTCCCTTTCCGACTTTATAAAGATATTCAAAAAGGCAGGGATGAAACTAGTGAGTAATTTTGGAGATTATCAACTGAACAACTATGATCCAAGCACTTCTCCCAGACTAATCATGATATTCAAGAAGCAAAATGTGGGATAG
- a CDS encoding BamA/TamA family outer membrane protein — translation MSINKRSYRLFSPLVLLAIIFASSCNLTKSLDKGEYLLKSNSIQLKSNEGISEKNELQDDLGSLVSQKPNTKVLNVFPYKLWLYNLRYKKYQKDENNFQLKSKTVERPVIYDSTAAKKSREYMKQYMYQKGYFYSTVKDTAILNPKTKKAKVTYTVNAGSSYLIKNINTKISDSNIRNIVQQSIDNTILKKGKHFSFGLAEQERNRIVTELRNQGYYHFSNDNVSFQIDTLEKDYLKDADNPFESAINFIATQKENKKPTVDIQIQIDTGENKKSFSRYGISNVIVVPDFRDQEDLYDSTMHVVKKHNITFRYRDYYIKEKVIANHTFLQAGRYYAQKDYDKTVSELNQLGIFQSVRVVIKVDTTIGDWITCYVLMNPGDKYETSTNWEISSGTTYDVGSALTLSLRNKNFAKGANLLTVSLSGGLESSMDTAASKSFFNRFYLLSQSAGTNVSIEFPKFLLPISTKRYSIRNAPRTNISVGASLFDRINNFRLINISSKFTYKWNETNTKTWEASPVFLNVIRLPEEYKSTDFKKRLEESEFLANSYRETLIEGESATWTFTDRVKKKGRSYSYVQIGLEEAGALMSGLSGLNLLGQKLDTSFSQYLKLDFNLQHFFKLRSSTLAFRFHGGVGAPYNKSKTLPYIKQYFVGGAYGMRGWRARQLGPGNYYNPDLENSSTAFIDNTGDIKLELNGEYRFEVIEVFAGVMMLHGALFADAGNIWLAQPSTGFEGGDFQFNKFASDLAVDGGIGLRLDIAGFFLVRFDVATKLKNPATATNGNGWAIKDFDFGNPDWRTKNVIMNFAIGYPF, via the coding sequence ATGAGTATTAATAAAAGATCATACAGGCTATTTTCTCCTTTGGTCTTACTCGCCATTATCTTTGCAAGTAGTTGTAACCTAACAAAAAGCTTAGATAAAGGAGAGTATTTGCTCAAAAGCAACTCTATTCAGCTAAAATCAAACGAAGGCATTTCCGAAAAAAATGAATTACAAGACGACTTAGGTAGTCTTGTTTCTCAAAAACCAAATACCAAAGTATTAAATGTATTTCCTTACAAACTATGGCTATACAACCTTCGGTATAAAAAGTATCAAAAAGACGAAAATAATTTCCAACTAAAATCAAAAACTGTAGAAAGGCCTGTTATTTATGACAGTACCGCCGCTAAAAAGTCGAGAGAATACATGAAGCAATACATGTATCAAAAAGGTTATTTCTATTCTACAGTAAAGGACACGGCTATCCTCAATCCCAAGACAAAAAAAGCCAAAGTAACCTATACTGTTAATGCAGGATCAAGCTACCTGATCAAGAATATAAACACAAAAATATCCGATAGTAACATTAGAAATATTGTACAACAATCCATTGACAATACTATATTAAAAAAGGGCAAACATTTTTCCTTTGGCCTTGCAGAGCAGGAAAGAAACAGGATAGTTACAGAGTTAAGAAATCAAGGTTATTATCATTTTTCAAATGATAATGTATCTTTTCAAATAGACACTTTAGAGAAGGACTACTTAAAAGATGCAGACAACCCTTTCGAAAGTGCTATCAACTTCATAGCAACACAAAAGGAGAACAAAAAACCTACTGTAGACATACAGATACAAATAGATACCGGAGAAAATAAAAAGTCTTTTAGTAGATATGGTATCAGCAATGTTATTGTTGTACCTGATTTTCGAGATCAAGAGGACTTATACGACAGCACAATGCATGTTGTAAAAAAGCATAACATCACCTTCAGATATCGTGATTATTACATAAAAGAAAAGGTTATTGCTAACCATACCTTCTTGCAAGCAGGTAGGTACTATGCACAAAAAGATTACGACAAAACAGTAAGTGAACTTAATCAACTGGGTATTTTCCAATCGGTAAGAGTGGTTATAAAAGTTGACACAACCATAGGCGACTGGATCACATGTTATGTATTAATGAACCCCGGCGACAAGTACGAAACCAGTACCAACTGGGAGATATCAAGTGGTACAACTTATGATGTCGGCTCTGCACTTACCCTAAGCCTTAGAAATAAGAACTTTGCCAAAGGTGCAAACTTACTCACGGTTTCATTATCAGGAGGTTTAGAAAGCTCAATGGATACTGCCGCTAGCAAATCTTTTTTCAATCGCTTCTACTTACTATCTCAATCTGCCGGCACCAATGTTAGTATCGAGTTCCCTAAATTCTTATTACCTATTAGCACTAAAAGATATAGCATAAGAAATGCACCACGTACAAATATAAGCGTAGGTGCTAGTTTATTTGATAGGATAAATAACTTTAGACTGATCAACATTTCTTCAAAGTTTACGTACAAGTGGAATGAAACAAATACCAAAACATGGGAAGCATCTCCTGTATTCCTAAATGTTATTAGACTCCCTGAAGAATACAAATCAACAGACTTCAAAAAGCGTTTAGAAGAAAGTGAGTTTTTAGCAAATAGTTACCGTGAAACGTTAATTGAAGGAGAGAGTGCCACATGGACATTTACCGACAGAGTAAAAAAGAAAGGAAGAAGTTATTCCTATGTTCAAATAGGGCTTGAAGAAGCAGGCGCATTAATGTCTGGACTGTCAGGCTTGAATCTACTAGGTCAAAAACTTGATACATCTTTCTCTCAATACCTAAAGCTAGACTTCAACCTACAACACTTTTTCAAACTTAGAAGTTCCACTTTAGCCTTCCGTTTTCATGGAGGTGTAGGTGCTCCGTACAACAAGTCCAAAACCTTACCTTATATCAAGCAATATTTTGTTGGTGGTGCATATGGCATGAGAGGATGGCGTGCCAGACAATTAGGGCCCGGCAACTATTACAACCCCGATCTTGAAAATTCGTCAACAGCTTTTATAGACAATACTGGCGATATAAAATTAGAATTAAACGGAGAATATCGTTTTGAGGTAATTGAAGTATTTGCAGGTGTAATGATGCTTCACGGAGCACTATTTGCAGATGCTGGAAACATTTGGTTAGCACAACCTTCAACTGGTTTTGAAGGTGGAGATTTCCAATTCAACAAGTTCGCCTCAGACCTTGCTGTAGATGGAGGTATAGGACTACGCCTTGACATTGCAGGCTTCTTCCTAGTACGTTTTGATGTGGCTACTAAATTGAAAAACCCTGCCACTGCTACTAATGGCAACGGGTGGGCAATAAAAGATTTTGACTTTGGCAATCCTGATTGGAGAACCAAAAATGTAATAATGAACTTTGCTATAGGTTATCCATTCTAA
- a CDS encoding SGNH/GDSL hydrolase family protein, which yields MKTKSMYTYLALGDSYTIGEKVPFADNFPSQTTANLRRSGLDITDPVVIATTGWTTDELATSIREHNITDTFSFVTLLIGVNNQYRGRSTDNFKEEYTDLLKQAIAFAGGNPDRVFVLSIPDWGVTPFAEGKDREAIAKDIDAFNKVKRSITSEYKCNYLEITESSRLHGTQEEYLVEDKLHYSAKEYAIWAKHLSAMIGAELKKG from the coding sequence ATGAAAACAAAATCAATGTACACATACTTAGCTTTAGGGGATTCTTATACAATAGGCGAAAAGGTTCCTTTTGCCGATAATTTCCCTAGCCAAACAACCGCTAACCTTAGAAGATCTGGTCTTGATATTACCGATCCTGTAGTAATTGCTACTACTGGCTGGACAACCGACGAGCTTGCTACTTCTATCCGAGAGCATAACATTACCGATACTTTCTCTTTTGTTACTTTACTTATAGGAGTTAATAATCAATACAGAGGAAGAAGTACGGATAACTTCAAAGAAGAGTATACCGACTTATTAAAGCAGGCAATTGCTTTTGCAGGTGGAAATCCTGATAGAGTATTTGTATTATCTATTCCTGATTGGGGGGTAACTCCTTTTGCCGAAGGGAAAGATAGAGAAGCTATAGCTAAGGATATTGATGCCTTTAATAAAGTAAAGCGTTCAATAACATCAGAGTATAAGTGTAACTATTTGGAGATAACAGAAAGTTCAAGGTTGCATGGTACTCAGGAAGAGTATTTAGTAGAAGATAAATTACACTACTCTGCAAAAGAGTATGCTATATGGGCAAAGCACTTGTCGGCTATGATAGGCGCAGAGCTAAAGAAGGGTTAA
- a CDS encoding DUF6600 domain-containing protein, whose protein sequence is MTRYIRLAGVLMTALLLVAFITPIEKAKAQPNVSVSFNMFYDNLSPYGDWIDYQGNGYAWIPRGVGRDFRPYYTNGNWAMTEYGNTWVSDYDWGWAPFHYGRWTYDNYYGWIWLPDTQWGPAWVTWRNGGGYYGWAPMGPGVTVNMCAGPNFQVRSDWWVFIPNRYIHTRGFQRYYRGPQYNTTIINNTTIINNTYRNAYVYGPRRATIQRHTGRNVQVYALRNGNRAGRARVRNGALNMYRPNVGQRQANTRPRNVVSTRNGNRGQQGVRQGQRRTVATPPQQNRQHAAVPNRNNGQRVAQQQNRQQKNITQQRQRSWQQQNTNRQPSAVQNRAGQTQQRSYRNTQRTRPASQSRPTAQRSNSYSRTRQATPPARAQRQSRPTSQRATAPARQSTQRSSGGASNRNRGKR, encoded by the coding sequence ATGACCAGATATATTAGACTAGCAGGAGTATTGATGACAGCTCTTTTATTAGTAGCATTCATTACCCCAATAGAAAAAGCAAAGGCACAACCTAACGTTTCTGTTTCCTTCAATATGTTTTATGACAACCTTTCTCCTTATGGAGATTGGATAGACTATCAAGGTAATGGATATGCATGGATACCAAGAGGTGTAGGCAGAGATTTCCGCCCTTATTATACTAATGGTAATTGGGCAATGACAGAGTATGGTAATACCTGGGTATCTGACTATGATTGGGGCTGGGCACCCTTCCACTATGGTAGATGGACCTATGACAACTATTATGGTTGGATATGGTTACCGGATACACAATGGGGACCTGCTTGGGTAACTTGGCGTAATGGAGGTGGTTACTATGGTTGGGCACCTATGGGACCAGGTGTAACTGTAAATATGTGTGCAGGACCAAACTTTCAAGTACGTAGCGACTGGTGGGTATTTATACCAAATAGATACATACACACAAGAGGTTTCCAAAGATATTATAGAGGCCCTCAATACAACACTACTATCATTAACAATACCACCATCATTAATAACACATACAGAAACGCTTATGTGTATGGCCCTCGTAGAGCTACAATACAAAGACATACAGGAAGAAACGTTCAAGTATATGCGCTACGTAATGGCAATAGAGCTGGAAGAGCAAGGGTTAGAAACGGTGCATTAAATATGTACAGACCAAATGTAGGCCAAAGACAAGCTAATACGCGCCCTAGAAACGTAGTAAGTACTAGGAATGGTAATAGAGGGCAACAAGGCGTAAGACAAGGACAGAGAAGAACAGTTGCTACTCCACCACAGCAAAACAGACAACATGCTGCTGTGCCTAACAGAAATAATGGACAAAGAGTAGCACAGCAACAAAACCGTCAACAAAAAAACATAACACAGCAAAGACAACGTAGCTGGCAACAACAAAATACGAACAGACAACCTTCGGCGGTTCAAAACAGAGCAGGACAAACACAACAACGTTCTTATAGAAACACACAAAGAACAAGACCAGCATCACAAAGTAGGCCTACTGCACAAAGAAGCAATAGCTATAGCAGAACGAGACAAGCTACTCCACCTGCTAGGGCGCAAAGACAAAGTAGACCAACAAGCCAAAGAGCTACTGCACCTGCAAGACAATCAACTCAAAGGAGTTCTGGAGGTGCATCAAACAGGAATAGAGGAAAAAGATAA